The Fibrobacter sp. genome contains the following window.
GCAGCCAGCACGCCCGGAAGAGCGGCGGCGAGACCAGCAACACCGATGATGACCTGGAGACCGCGGTCTGCAGCTTCCTTGGCATACTTTGCAGTTGCGTTGGGAGTGCGGTGTGCAGAGAGAATATTGAGTTCCCACTTGATGCCGAAGCTATCCAGCACAGCGGTGATCTTGTCTACAACTTCCTGGTCGCTCTTGCTGCCAGCAACGATACCGACCTTTGCATTTTCAGTATAGTTAAACATTTTAAAACCTCTTTTTGTGAACGGACGTTGAAAGAACCGCGCGGGCCTTACTTTGCC
Protein-coding sequences here:
- a CDS encoding AIR carboxylase family protein, which translates into the protein MFNYTENAKVGIVAGSKSDQEVVDKITAVLDSFGIKWELNILSAHRTPNATAKYAKEAADRGLQVIIGVAGLAAALPGVLAA